One window of the Acaryochloris sp. CCMEE 5410 genome contains the following:
- a CDS encoding DUF1499 domain-containing protein encodes MPLLSLSGQRPTSLGLKKNQLTPCPNTPNCVCSQDPDPGHQIDPLTFEGAPKDAFAKLKTILADTGNAEIIQETRNYIYAEFTSGLMGFVDDVEFYLDNRAKVIQVRSASRLGKSDLGANKSRVKSIQKKLKKA; translated from the coding sequence ATGCCCCTGCTTTCACTTTCTGGGCAACGGCCCACCTCCTTAGGTCTCAAGAAGAATCAACTCACGCCTTGTCCTAACACACCGAACTGTGTGTGTAGCCAAGATCCCGATCCGGGGCATCAGATAGACCCCCTCACCTTTGAAGGTGCTCCCAAAGATGCCTTTGCTAAGCTCAAAACCATCTTGGCTGACACCGGGAATGCCGAAATTATTCAGGAAACCCGTAACTACATTTATGCCGAATTCACCAGCGGTTTGATGGGGTTTGTGGATGATGTGGAATTTTACCTGGATAACCGAGCCAAAGTGATTCAAGTCCGGTCTGCATCTCGTTTGGGCAAGTCAGATTTAGGGGCCAACAAATCCCGCGTTAAGTCTATCCAAAAGAAGCTGAAGAAAGCTTAG
- a CDS encoding ankyrin repeat domain-containing protein: MRTIDSLEQQICRVILANDVLALQQLIEQGADVNIHYRAAEGLTPLIQAINLQRVSIVDMLLLAGADVHQSQYEITMPLWIATDLGNLDIVKLLLNAGANPNRGDVTSAPLHLAIAKDIPDIVEALIQAQADLNRTCALGYTPLMTAASKGNLMLCKRLVKAGATIDIHDDYGDTALTIAKSLGHQDIVNFLCNISKRHP; the protein is encoded by the coding sequence ATGCGAACAATCGACTCGCTTGAGCAACAAATATGCCGAGTGATTTTAGCTAATGATGTATTGGCCTTGCAACAGCTTATTGAACAGGGCGCTGATGTGAACATTCACTACAGGGCAGCAGAGGGGCTCACTCCATTAATTCAAGCGATTAACTTGCAACGAGTTTCAATCGTCGACATGCTCTTATTGGCAGGGGCGGATGTCCATCAAAGTCAATATGAGATAACCATGCCCTTGTGGATTGCGACGGATTTAGGGAATCTAGACATCGTGAAGCTGTTGCTCAATGCAGGGGCTAATCCAAACCGTGGCGATGTTACTTCCGCTCCTCTTCATTTAGCCATTGCCAAAGACATTCCAGATATCGTTGAAGCGCTCATTCAAGCACAAGCTGATCTCAACCGGACATGTGCCTTAGGGTATACCCCTTTAATGACGGCTGCCTCCAAGGGCAATTTGATGCTCTGTAAACGTTTAGTGAAAGCAGGTGCAACTATTGACATTCATGATGATTATGGTGATACCGCTTTGACAATCGCTAAATCTTTAGGCCATCAAGATATCGTCAACTTTCTATGCAATATCTCTAAACGCCACCCTTAA
- a CDS encoding ISL3 family transposase: protein MDNSIRIPLNLPDVRVLELTKTERGDWLIKIESTLQGTTCHQCGREITDLHCHDQPFRIRHLPLFEVPVYLEIRPKRYRCRYCDDHPTTTQQLEWHEPRSPNTKAYEHWLLRILINSTVSDVARKLGVSEDIVSGTIDRWIDAQVDWNEYLDLKVIGIDEISLQRGHRDFVVLVTIPTTDGVDILAVLSDRKQQTVANFLESIPIDLRQTIERVCTDMYQGFVSAVREHLPQSKIVIDRFHVTKAYRNCADTVRKREVKRLRRELSKQEYDSIKGAMWPFRKRPENLKESEQQLLERLFAYSPQLKQAYDLREKFTQIFEGRYTKHGAKCAIRAWCKQVLKSDIKEFDSFLTTINNWMDEMTNYFLEGWTSGFVEGFNNRVKVLKRRCYGIFDIERLFQRISLDLNGYQTFAVT, encoded by the coding sequence ATGGATAACTCAATTCGCATCCCGCTCAACCTTCCTGATGTTCGAGTTCTAGAGCTAACGAAGACTGAGAGAGGGGATTGGCTCATCAAAATTGAGAGTACGCTTCAAGGAACAACCTGTCATCAATGCGGACGTGAGATTACTGACCTCCATTGTCATGATCAGCCTTTTCGGATTCGTCACCTGCCATTATTTGAAGTCCCCGTTTACTTAGAAATCCGGCCCAAGCGTTATCGATGCAGGTATTGCGATGACCATCCCACGACCACTCAACAGTTAGAATGGCACGAACCTCGCAGTCCCAATACAAAAGCATATGAGCATTGGCTTCTGCGAATCCTGATCAATTCAACGGTTTCAGATGTTGCTAGAAAACTAGGCGTTAGTGAGGATATCGTCAGTGGAACCATTGATCGTTGGATTGACGCTCAAGTTGACTGGAACGAATATTTAGACCTCAAAGTCATTGGAATTGATGAGATTTCTCTCCAACGAGGCCATCGTGATTTTGTGGTTTTGGTCACGATTCCTACGACGGATGGAGTGGACATATTGGCAGTTCTATCCGACCGTAAACAGCAGACAGTGGCCAATTTCCTTGAATCAATTCCCATCGATTTACGCCAAACCATTGAGCGCGTCTGTACGGACATGTACCAAGGATTTGTTAGTGCGGTCCGTGAACATCTCCCACAATCCAAAATTGTCATTGACCGGTTTCATGTGACCAAAGCCTATCGTAATTGTGCTGATACGGTTCGTAAACGTGAGGTCAAACGACTACGACGAGAACTCTCTAAGCAAGAGTATGACAGCATCAAAGGCGCGATGTGGCCTTTTAGAAAACGACCAGAGAATCTGAAAGAGTCAGAGCAACAACTCCTTGAGCGATTGTTTGCTTATTCTCCACAACTGAAACAGGCATATGATCTCCGAGAGAAATTCACGCAGATATTTGAGGGCAGGTACACCAAGCACGGAGCTAAATGTGCCATCCGAGCCTGGTGTAAACAAGTACTCAAAAGTGATATCAAGGAATTTGATAGTTTTCTGACTACTATCAATAATTGGATGGACGAGATGACCAACTATTTCCTGGAGGGGTGGACCAGTGGCTTTGTGGAAGGATTTAATAACCGAGTCAAGGTCTTAAAAAGGCGATGCTACGGTATTTTCGATATTGAAAGACTCTTCCAAAGAATTTCTCTTGACCTCAATGGGTATCAGACATTTGCTGTGACCTAA
- a CDS encoding photosystem II reaction center protein I, producing MAILKFVTYAWIIFVISLFFFGFISSDTTRNPKA from the coding sequence ATGGCAATCCTCAAATTCGTTACCTACGCTTGGATTATCTTCGTTATTTCTCTGTTCTTCTTTGGTTTCATTTCGAGTGACACCACTCGCAACCCCAAAGCTTAA
- a CDS encoding secondary thiamine-phosphate synthase enzyme YjbQ — protein MTHFQHLLKVPTQGKSFHNITRQVQAVVAESGMSMGLCTLFLRHTSASLVIQENADPDVLRDLETFLARIVPEGPHYRHSTEGPDDMPAHIRTALTHTSEYIPIRQGRLATGIWQGIYVWEHRQHGSNREVIVHLSGE, from the coding sequence ATGACCCACTTCCAGCATCTTCTCAAAGTTCCAACCCAAGGAAAATCTTTCCATAACATTACCCGGCAAGTGCAGGCTGTGGTTGCTGAGTCTGGGATGTCCATGGGACTTTGTACCTTGTTTCTTCGCCATACGTCAGCTAGCTTGGTGATTCAAGAAAACGCTGATCCAGATGTTTTGCGGGATTTAGAAACGTTTTTAGCACGAATTGTGCCAGAGGGCCCCCACTATCGTCACAGCACTGAAGGCCCGGATGATATGCCAGCGCACATTCGTACAGCTTTGACCCACACTTCGGAATATATTCCGATTCGCCAAGGTCGTTTAGCCACAGGGATTTGGCAGGGCATCTATGTATGGGAACATCGTCAGCATGGTTCAAATCGGGAAGTGATTGTGCATCTATCTGGGGAATAA
- a CDS encoding DUF4278 domain-containing protein: MQLKYRNNLYTATTNPTVVSSEVLQGTYRGLSMAINVMRPVSTVQEREPVQQPQQLIQYRGTKTCLRFA; encoded by the coding sequence ATGCAGCTGAAATATCGGAATAACCTCTACACCGCTACAACAAACCCAACCGTTGTGTCCTCTGAAGTATTGCAGGGCACCTATCGGGGATTATCCATGGCAATCAATGTGATGCGACCCGTCTCCACTGTGCAGGAGCGAGAGCCCGTACAACAGCCTCAGCAACTGATTCAATATCGAGGTACTAAAACCTGCCTAAGGTTTGCCTAA
- a CDS encoding DUF1825 family protein, translated as MGFFDSDIVQQEAKQLFEDYQSLMQLGGSYGKFDRDGKVLYIERMEEMMDRYRVFMKRFELSDDFMARMTVEQLQTQLGQFGMTPQQMFDNMNRTLERMKQEVESNPYG; from the coding sequence ATGGGATTTTTTGATTCTGATATTGTGCAGCAGGAGGCAAAGCAACTGTTTGAGGATTATCAATCTCTCATGCAGTTAGGGGGCAGCTACGGCAAGTTTGACCGGGATGGCAAAGTGCTCTATATCGAGCGCATGGAAGAAATGATGGACCGCTATCGCGTGTTTATGAAGCGCTTTGAGCTGTCCGATGATTTTATGGCCCGGATGACGGTCGAGCAGCTCCAAACTCAGCTTGGGCAGTTTGGTATGACGCCTCAGCAGATGTTTGACAATATGAATCGCACCCTAGAACGGATGAAGCAAGAGGTGGAGTCCAATCCTTACGGGTAA
- a CDS encoding M23 family metallopeptidase yields the protein MLLTQRKRKKKVWLGELLVQKGLISPAELSQALAEQRHTHLKLGEILIQQGLISHQQLQQVLNEQRWRNVVTAVLLSVSAFVSDLPRLVYSQPIPYHRSTSTIITPDSVSAGASPKAVGGARSPQPLSRNRYQVPLQAYATVTSPLRGFCHPLKGQGHLSQGIRGQTHRGRMEYAYDLAVNIGTPVYAMRSGKVIAIRDYYPDNGGSQSKSSRFNYVWLEHDGGYRSAYIHLQKKFNRKVNLKVGQWVNAQQLIGFSGNSGWSSGPHLHVEVQRPERVKQLAKKFSKTVPFEIAGYCPAARVAH from the coding sequence ATGCTCTTAACTCAGCGCAAACGGAAAAAGAAGGTTTGGCTTGGTGAACTACTGGTTCAGAAGGGATTAATCAGTCCCGCTGAGTTATCTCAGGCATTAGCAGAACAGCGACATACTCACCTAAAGCTCGGTGAAATCCTCATTCAACAAGGATTAATCAGCCACCAGCAGCTGCAACAGGTCCTCAATGAACAGCGGTGGCGTAATGTCGTGACGGCTGTATTGCTTTCCGTGAGTGCGTTCGTCTCTGATCTGCCCCGTCTCGTCTATAGTCAACCGATTCCTTACCACCGATCGACTTCGACGATTATCACACCTGATTCTGTTAGTGCAGGAGCTTCCCCTAAGGCAGTGGGTGGGGCACGGTCACCGCAGCCGTTGAGTCGTAATCGATATCAAGTACCCTTGCAAGCCTATGCAACCGTAACGTCTCCCTTACGGGGATTTTGCCATCCCTTAAAAGGACAAGGACATCTGAGTCAGGGTATAAGGGGCCAAACCCATCGAGGCCGAATGGAATATGCCTATGATTTAGCAGTAAATATCGGCACTCCAGTCTATGCGATGCGTTCAGGTAAAGTGATTGCCATCCGAGATTACTATCCTGATAATGGCGGTAGTCAGTCCAAATCTTCTCGTTTTAACTATGTGTGGCTAGAGCATGATGGTGGCTATCGCTCCGCCTATATCCATCTGCAAAAGAAATTTAATCGAAAAGTAAATCTAAAAGTTGGACAGTGGGTGAATGCCCAACAATTAATTGGCTTTAGCGGTAATTCGGGCTGGAGTTCCGGTCCTCACTTACATGTTGAGGTTCAAAGGCCTGAACGTGTGAAACAGCTTGCGAAGAAATTTTCCAAGACCGTCCCTTTCGAGATAGCTGGGTATTGTCCTGCGGCCCGAGTGGCTCACTAA
- a CDS encoding TMEM14 family protein yields the protein MTSSILAAFIYGLFTLLGGIMGYVKSRSQISLISGCFSGMLLLSGALAALKGNAWGLTLAMVVTALLIVVFLVRWLKTRKVMPAGLMVGLGGIALAVMIFGG from the coding sequence ATGACTTCTAGCATTCTTGCCGCATTTATCTATGGTCTTTTTACTCTGCTGGGCGGAATTATGGGGTATGTCAAGAGTCGGAGTCAGATTTCGTTGATTTCAGGCTGTTTCTCGGGTATGTTGCTGTTGTCAGGAGCCTTGGCGGCATTGAAAGGAAATGCTTGGGGATTGACCCTGGCAATGGTGGTGACGGCGCTTTTAATCGTTGTTTTTTTAGTTCGGTGGCTAAAAACTCGTAAAGTCATGCCTGCAGGATTAATGGTGGGACTCGGGGGTATTGCTCTTGCCGTGATGATCTTTGGGGGATAA
- a CDS encoding ROK family protein: MGTPADESLLVLSVDIGGSGIKAMVLDESGQPITERQRIETPAYPNPPAVLDVIVELAKGQGDFNRVSVGFPGVVQNGVIKTAVNLNKEWIDYDLAKNLEARLDAPVRVANDADIQGYGAISGQGVELVVTLGTGFGSALFVNGHLVPNLEIAHHPFIKGKTYEQQLGRQAMKKKGKKAWNRHLAQAIQNLEHLFNYDRLYMGGGETKRVKIELPDNVEIVSNRAGILGGIALWRDRG, from the coding sequence ATGGGTACCCCTGCTGATGAATCTCTTTTAGTCTTATCTGTTGATATTGGCGGTAGTGGGATTAAAGCCATGGTTTTAGACGAAAGCGGTCAACCCATCACCGAGCGCCAGCGCATTGAAACCCCTGCTTATCCCAATCCCCCTGCCGTTTTAGATGTGATTGTTGAACTGGCCAAAGGGCAAGGAGATTTCAACCGGGTATCCGTAGGCTTTCCGGGGGTGGTTCAAAATGGCGTGATCAAAACAGCCGTGAATCTCAATAAAGAATGGATTGATTACGACCTAGCGAAAAATTTGGAAGCGCGTTTGGATGCCCCTGTGCGCGTGGCCAATGATGCAGATATTCAAGGCTATGGGGCCATCTCAGGTCAAGGGGTAGAGCTTGTCGTGACCCTGGGGACTGGCTTTGGTTCAGCATTATTTGTGAATGGTCACCTCGTGCCCAACCTAGAAATTGCCCATCACCCTTTTATCAAAGGCAAAACCTACGAACAGCAGCTGGGGCGTCAAGCCATGAAGAAAAAAGGCAAGAAAGCCTGGAATCGTCATTTAGCCCAAGCCATCCAGAACCTCGAACATCTGTTTAACTACGACCGACTATATATGGGAGGGGGCGAAACTAAACGGGTCAAGATCGAACTCCCTGACAATGTTGAAATTGTCAGTAATCGGGCTGGCATCCTGGGTGGCATTGCTCTCTGGCGAGATCGAGGCTGA
- a CDS encoding serine hydrolase: protein MKKALKILAGILAWMAIGVGGVVAWQWTFIQRMLTYPENPITGVGWYAPMATVSGGDSQPVATAQPQLSQAALEKIEQYAQDHRSSSLLVMHQGKLVLEKYWRGHDQAAYTNSMSMAKTVLSLLIGIAIADGSIGSEQDPVAKYIPEWANDDRAKITIEDLLKMQSGLRDYEIADDPFSDIIQLYLGTDAKSAALSVPAERPSGQDFAYINANSQILGLLLERATGQGYGQYLSTKLWQPMGAQEAQLWLDRPDGNAKPFCCLFARSQDWLRVGQLLINNGKVDQKQVVPADWIKKMLVSSGSEPAYGYHIWLKARTQDGPGYKKRATKPFLAEDMFYLDGWGQQRVYVMPSQELVVVRVGEKPKSWDDAVIPNTLIRDLQSKK, encoded by the coding sequence TTGAAAAAAGCGCTAAAGATACTGGCCGGGATACTCGCTTGGATGGCGATCGGAGTGGGGGGAGTTGTGGCTTGGCAATGGACCTTTATCCAACGAATGCTGACTTATCCAGAGAATCCCATTACAGGGGTGGGGTGGTACGCTCCCATGGCGACGGTTTCTGGGGGAGATAGCCAACCGGTTGCCACAGCTCAACCCCAGTTGTCTCAGGCTGCCTTGGAGAAAATTGAACAGTATGCCCAAGACCATCGTTCCTCATCGCTCCTGGTGATGCATCAAGGCAAATTGGTGTTGGAAAAGTACTGGCGAGGGCATGATCAGGCGGCTTATACCAATTCCATGTCCATGGCCAAAACAGTGTTGTCTTTGCTGATTGGGATTGCGATCGCAGACGGTAGCATCGGTTCAGAGCAAGACCCGGTTGCCAAATATATTCCTGAATGGGCGAACGATGATCGGGCCAAAATCACGATTGAAGATTTGCTGAAAATGCAGTCTGGCCTTCGGGATTATGAGATTGCTGATGATCCTTTTTCGGATATTATCCAGCTCTATTTAGGGACAGATGCTAAATCGGCGGCTTTAAGCGTCCCCGCAGAGCGCCCTTCCGGTCAGGACTTTGCCTATATCAACGCCAATAGCCAAATTTTAGGTCTGCTCCTAGAGCGAGCGACAGGCCAGGGGTATGGGCAATACCTATCTACTAAGCTTTGGCAGCCTATGGGTGCCCAAGAGGCACAGCTATGGTTAGATCGGCCGGACGGCAACGCAAAACCCTTTTGCTGTTTGTTTGCGCGATCTCAAGATTGGCTACGGGTGGGTCAACTCTTGATCAATAATGGCAAGGTGGATCAAAAACAGGTGGTTCCTGCAGACTGGATAAAGAAGATGTTGGTCTCTAGTGGATCAGAACCTGCCTATGGCTACCATATTTGGCTAAAGGCGCGCACCCAAGATGGACCAGGCTATAAAAAAAGAGCCACAAAGCCCTTTTTGGCGGAAGATATGTTTTATCTAGATGGGTGGGGGCAACAGCGGGTCTATGTGATGCCGTCTCAGGAGTTGGTGGTGGTTCGAGTCGGAGAAAAACCCAAATCTTGGGATGATGCGGTGATTCCCAATACTCTTATTCGTGACTTGCAGTCTAAAAAGTAG
- a CDS encoding DUF4278 domain-containing protein, with translation MPLKYRNTPYTAFINAEPNTPEGHTGRYRGLTTTIPAAQPTVTPQQEQVIKYRGVTTTLHLA, from the coding sequence ATGCCACTCAAATACCGCAATACCCCCTACACCGCTTTCATCAACGCCGAGCCCAACACACCCGAAGGGCATACCGGTAGATATCGCGGACTAACTACTACTATTCCTGCTGCTCAGCCAACTGTTACCCCTCAGCAAGAGCAGGTGATCAAATATCGAGGGGTTACTACAACCCTCCATCTTGCTTAA
- a CDS encoding aminotransferase class IV gives MSLLTNLNGVIAASATVSVLDRGFLYGDSIYEVVRTFQGRHFGLQEHLDRLRQSAEYLYMEVPWSDPHIQAEVERTLQQAPWQESYIRIVVSRGTETKISLQPSPGLQPSLLIVASEISPEPILSEKGIHLVISERLRNDRQALSPAAKTGNYLNNILALLEAQQQGAEDALMLNQQGEITEATTSNLWIVRGGVVQTPPADVGILKGITRHFLWRILQTHGIPCEEVILKPEDLWSAEEAFLSSSVRLMMPVNRINGYRLPQCPGKLTRFLWDEFLRLMAQESYAIAKSAESVKV, from the coding sequence ATGAGTCTACTGACAAATCTCAATGGTGTGATAGCTGCATCTGCAACGGTGTCCGTTTTAGATCGCGGTTTCTTGTATGGAGACAGCATTTATGAAGTGGTGCGAACGTTTCAGGGTCGCCACTTTGGATTGCAAGAGCATCTAGATCGCCTCCGTCAGTCTGCAGAATATCTATATATGGAGGTGCCGTGGAGTGATCCGCATATTCAAGCTGAAGTAGAACGCACGCTCCAACAAGCGCCGTGGCAGGAGTCTTATATCCGTATTGTGGTCAGTCGGGGGACTGAAACTAAAATTAGCCTTCAGCCTAGTCCTGGATTGCAGCCCAGCTTACTGATTGTCGCTTCAGAAATCTCGCCAGAGCCCATCTTGTCCGAGAAAGGGATACATCTGGTGATTAGTGAGCGGCTCCGCAATGATCGCCAAGCTCTGTCTCCAGCTGCTAAAACAGGGAATTATCTCAACAATATTTTGGCGTTACTGGAAGCCCAGCAGCAGGGCGCTGAAGATGCGCTGATGCTCAATCAGCAGGGCGAAATTACTGAAGCCACAACGAGTAACCTCTGGATTGTTCGGGGAGGCGTGGTGCAAACCCCACCTGCAGATGTGGGGATTCTGAAGGGCATTACTCGTCATTTCCTGTGGCGAATACTACAAACCCATGGCATTCCCTGTGAGGAAGTGATTCTTAAGCCAGAAGATTTATGGTCGGCAGAAGAGGCTTTTCTGAGTTCTTCTGTGCGGCTTATGATGCCTGTGAACCGTATCAATGGATATCGACTTCCCCAGTGTCCAGGAAAACTTACAAGATTCTTATGGGATGAGTTTTTGCGCTTAATGGCCCAAGAAAGTTATGCAATTGCCAAGAGCGCTGAAAGTGTAAAGGTTTAA
- a CDS encoding Imm7 family immunity protein: MGLLPTNLVQFQRCNGCDSVSVAGQHNHRADYIVDLFVWIAKNAPGAYGILYIRDDEDSKRGADYTNDFRVWKLCRGNLIETSDPFLSPCVPTIEDRF; this comes from the coding sequence ATTGGTCTTCTACCCACTAATCTTGTCCAATTTCAGCGATGCAACGGATGTGATTCTGTCTCCGTTGCAGGGCAACATAACCATCGAGCTGATTACATCGTTGACTTATTTGTATGGATTGCTAAAAATGCCCCAGGTGCATATGGCATTCTTTACATTCGTGATGATGAAGATAGTAAGCGCGGTGCTGACTATACCAATGATTTTCGGGTATGGAAACTGTGTCGTGGAAACTTGATTGAAACGTCTGATCCGTTTTTGTCACCCTGTGTTCCAACCATCGAAGATAGATTTTAA
- a CDS encoding thioredoxin family protein, whose product MSFFQPQRRKLLSLLGLGAASAVGAALLPRSQNRSVAAFDTPSVSSLQAKRDDVNLGQPLHPFQGISQWLNSEPLSVADLKGKVVLVQFWTFGCINSQRTLPYVTRWHQQYADQGLQVIGIHTPEFKYEHDASNVQKALAEYQIAYPVPLDNNYQTWKAYRNRYWPHLFLTNREGVITYHHIGEGAYQETEQTIQALLG is encoded by the coding sequence ATGAGCTTCTTTCAACCTCAGCGGCGTAAACTATTATCCCTCTTGGGGTTAGGGGCGGCATCGGCTGTTGGGGCTGCATTGTTGCCGCGATCGCAAAATCGTTCTGTCGCTGCCTTCGATACCCCTTCAGTCTCATCTCTGCAGGCCAAGCGGGATGATGTGAACTTAGGCCAACCCTTGCATCCCTTTCAAGGCATTTCCCAGTGGCTCAATTCTGAGCCTCTTAGCGTTGCGGATCTCAAAGGGAAAGTGGTTCTTGTCCAGTTTTGGACTTTTGGCTGCATCAATAGCCAGCGTACCCTGCCCTACGTCACCCGGTGGCACCAACAATATGCCGATCAGGGTCTACAAGTGATAGGTATTCATACCCCAGAATTTAAATATGAACATGATGCCAGCAATGTCCAAAAGGCCCTAGCGGAGTATCAAATTGCTTATCCTGTGCCCCTAGACAACAACTATCAAACCTGGAAAGCCTACCGCAATCGTTATTGGCCTCATCTATTCTTAACCAATCGAGAAGGCGTAATTACCTATCACCATATTGGTGAAGGGGCCTATCAGGAAACTGAGCAGACCATCCAAGCACTGTTAGGTTGA